One window of Streptomyces sp. FIT100 genomic DNA carries:
- a CDS encoding alpha/beta hydrolase family protein: protein MKEISKKHSPNSSQAHARGSDVQSQRAGNSEDQFNRETLAAVWAAEWELRDGEAALPWRSAGSGFPPQGPEFPETYSKMNVPLERNTEEMEDARILAEEEAAWRNRVDREDSAVSGAGVGTKVTLNFGVGPDGKPSLLEVVNLGGGICCTGVDVLDVLRVAGIDPEGGGWGIQEYARSEKQRTAARTDQRAKQSADRGNFPSYVAGLLKLLTTQPLGEKGWGASFDSGSALVSSVEKLVPIPHGWTPGKQWEHSRDKQTRRNLQVLEKVDPSSPHGVSDSGLRIIIANAGRNASRADVFPGAAAEAKNGSGTWVVLSTPEGVIEEREKKLQRPDVMLGYQLAIATHVLSGSWAPDRHELKIVNSLKDIFSFETDQASLTEWAALGNDTAVRDYLKMAGLDAERPLPHVQRAVMKADQVAESVQGAIAAGEDEETWRPVLDSLWTLGDARATAASITLGKLAKERDLPALKSPSGGGAKNSLWTQYELNVDPREITSAMANNPRQTARESVVHNLLSSKKPSPISQKKYLWEGMEAGSALLGALNNSGEVADSILKGRGTGVAERVAARLAVEALTGTVKLVVKGLTVTYRIGGYIGSRIEAGERNLETARKNIQHGLAHPLVIVEGVSGAVAESIREVVAPVAKEVASQFIPGSEKIVEIVVDVSHKAASAAVAALDTSALRAAAEASNLKKGLEVLDQLEEVGSQVSRFRSYHRGARGTSEPAALYRGGSFETWETGKKRLPLSRWEGIEDFSDETEKSEGAEEERVATPARDELDAVHKENWSQCVGDWMSLNKEKQNAATIVIESVRAMGGTVSMEATGGEGTLLLYDPAFSEQRGRVALAVGDMSTAEYVAILVPGMGSSLRTLPELARHARDLRDECLRTRPGARVAIVAWMGYKAPRNFWQGGWRVFTEKSAKAGAELLRDDVDKWRLQWRQSAARRSQNLPAEPRLTICGMSYGSVVTGHAAAGGAESDNLVLLGSPGTGAEHSRNFNTNNIFTAATSLDFVGHSGWFGRDTTDVDYGDATVMKSDYKWKWGKHFKNLEKAHTTYYDPGTESLANISRVVVGKPEEVTKGIPRATAEIPLADPPEKSLVKTRRKRGIADPVLTELFTGRKITISRVPPEYTSGKWRRDDRPPGELENLQGAEDLLDVIASGLGAPVPNPVNKEDRGLTADEAIAHLMTESGYPDFDDIGDFIKKKGSAIRDLFKNTTDLKSLTAGMAKALEVKPTTAAYLIAYYLAHAPTSHSQMLEKHGVTAEWLRHRENFDKSYSDLEKEGLLEGVKLNKFQELLKDVPGVPMAVHHASIGLGWFNRRLQMQQTELSLKLLGLTGSSDKERTARIMQKYAFVSTAVKMNYALNSASEEFKTISKIESGIEREDTKDRDDWQQGHLDRVKDDGTNPSRWLAYGALSAIYWAHNTLDKRFSGAAWRRDFSLSQEEGATVENLVRESFAHEEAGQYITQMKKAFHLENRDIANVVLPFDVARLYQEEDNGESLHTKCRLLFDRIRAGVRAKRQHGASAVKPGRLNIFAAGLKGEALADYYTELVWANVNQGSEKTADGHRSSETVDTSTESGPSEKVPPVSGVGEKAAPAGHRTVEVDITRLRKGQSHKEYISSELSLHVDRFTVKDKSGKIYADIWLKKDRKSFSIHMHDYAGKVGIRLSTLTRAGEGKSQYIHRHGYHRFPESGTDLTAADLENVVLQIAYNT, encoded by the coding sequence ATGAAAGAGATATCGAAGAAACATTCGCCGAATTCGTCGCAGGCTCATGCGAGAGGCAGTGACGTACAGTCACAGCGGGCAGGTAATTCGGAAGATCAGTTCAATAGGGAGACGTTGGCGGCCGTATGGGCAGCGGAATGGGAACTCCGCGACGGGGAAGCAGCGCTGCCCTGGCGGAGTGCGGGGAGCGGGTTTCCTCCGCAGGGCCCGGAGTTTCCCGAGACGTACAGCAAAATGAATGTGCCGTTGGAACGCAACACAGAGGAGATGGAGGACGCCAGAATTCTGGCCGAGGAGGAAGCGGCTTGGCGCAACAGGGTGGACAGGGAGGATTCTGCGGTTTCGGGGGCTGGAGTCGGGACGAAGGTGACGCTGAATTTTGGTGTAGGGCCTGATGGAAAGCCAAGTTTGCTGGAAGTGGTGAACCTCGGAGGTGGGATATGTTGCACGGGGGTGGATGTACTGGACGTCCTGCGTGTGGCAGGGATCGATCCGGAGGGAGGGGGGTGGGGAATCCAGGAGTACGCCCGGAGTGAGAAGCAACGGACGGCGGCCCGGACGGACCAGCGGGCGAAGCAGAGTGCGGACCGCGGAAATTTTCCGAGTTATGTTGCGGGACTCTTGAAGCTGCTTACGACACAGCCTTTGGGTGAGAAGGGGTGGGGCGCATCATTCGACTCAGGTTCGGCCTTGGTCAGTTCGGTGGAGAAGCTTGTGCCTATTCCGCACGGGTGGACGCCGGGGAAGCAGTGGGAGCATAGTCGGGATAAGCAAACTAGACGTAATCTGCAGGTGCTGGAGAAGGTCGATCCGTCGTCACCGCACGGGGTGAGCGACAGTGGGTTGAGGATCATTATCGCCAATGCAGGCAGGAACGCATCGCGGGCTGACGTATTCCCTGGCGCTGCCGCGGAAGCCAAGAATGGTTCGGGCACTTGGGTCGTACTGTCGACGCCGGAGGGGGTGATTGAGGAACGAGAAAAGAAGCTTCAGCGCCCGGACGTCATGCTCGGCTATCAGTTGGCCATCGCTACGCACGTGCTCAGCGGCAGCTGGGCACCCGATAGGCACGAGCTGAAGATTGTGAACTCCTTGAAGGATATATTCTCTTTCGAGACGGATCAGGCTTCCCTCACCGAGTGGGCGGCTCTCGGCAACGATACGGCTGTGCGGGACTATCTCAAGATGGCAGGTCTTGATGCCGAGCGTCCCCTTCCTCATGTGCAGCGCGCGGTGATGAAGGCCGATCAGGTTGCAGAGAGCGTTCAGGGCGCAATCGCGGCGGGCGAGGATGAGGAGACGTGGAGGCCGGTCCTCGATTCTCTGTGGACACTGGGGGATGCCCGTGCAACGGCTGCCTCGATCACATTAGGCAAACTGGCGAAGGAAAGGGATCTTCCTGCTCTCAAGTCCCCTTCGGGAGGCGGAGCTAAGAATAGCCTGTGGACGCAGTACGAATTGAATGTTGATCCGCGCGAGATTACGAGCGCGATGGCGAACAACCCTCGTCAGACTGCGAGAGAATCTGTCGTTCATAATCTTCTCTCTTCGAAGAAGCCTTCTCCGATTTCACAGAAGAAATATCTCTGGGAAGGAATGGAGGCGGGATCAGCGCTTCTCGGTGCACTGAATAATTCGGGTGAAGTTGCCGATTCCATCCTTAAGGGCAGAGGTACTGGTGTAGCTGAGCGCGTCGCCGCTCGTCTAGCGGTGGAGGCTCTCACTGGAACCGTTAAGTTGGTTGTGAAGGGACTGACGGTAACTTACCGTATCGGCGGATATATAGGGAGTCGGATTGAGGCAGGGGAGAGGAATTTGGAGACCGCGCGGAAGAATATTCAGCACGGTCTCGCGCACCCCTTGGTGATAGTGGAGGGAGTCAGCGGTGCCGTTGCTGAGTCCATAAGGGAGGTCGTCGCTCCCGTGGCCAAAGAGGTCGCCAGCCAGTTCATACCAGGGTCGGAAAAGATTGTCGAAATCGTTGTGGACGTATCCCACAAAGCAGCAAGCGCCGCAGTTGCCGCACTTGATACTTCCGCTCTGCGGGCGGCGGCTGAAGCGAGCAATCTAAAGAAGGGGCTGGAAGTCCTGGACCAGTTGGAAGAGGTAGGGAGCCAGGTGAGCCGGTTCCGCAGCTACCATCGTGGAGCCAGGGGAACCTCCGAACCCGCTGCTCTCTATCGTGGTGGCAGCTTCGAGACCTGGGAAACAGGGAAGAAAAGACTTCCTCTCAGTAGATGGGAGGGTATCGAGGATTTTTCGGACGAGACCGAGAAATCCGAAGGTGCCGAAGAGGAGCGCGTGGCCACTCCCGCCAGAGACGAATTGGATGCTGTGCACAAGGAGAACTGGAGTCAATGCGTGGGCGACTGGATGTCGCTCAATAAGGAGAAACAGAATGCCGCCACTATTGTGATTGAATCGGTGAGGGCGATGGGCGGCACCGTATCGATGGAGGCGACGGGAGGGGAGGGGACTTTATTGCTCTATGATCCGGCGTTCAGCGAGCAGCGTGGGCGTGTGGCCCTGGCGGTCGGAGACATGTCCACGGCAGAATACGTCGCGATCCTGGTCCCGGGCATGGGCAGTTCGCTGAGAACCCTTCCCGAACTCGCCCGCCACGCACGTGATCTCCGCGATGAGTGTCTGCGGACCCGTCCCGGTGCCAGAGTCGCCATCGTGGCCTGGATGGGCTACAAGGCTCCCAGAAATTTCTGGCAGGGTGGCTGGAGGGTATTCACGGAGAAATCGGCCAAGGCAGGTGCTGAACTCCTCAGGGACGACGTGGATAAGTGGCGTCTGCAATGGCGGCAAAGCGCTGCCCGACGCAGCCAGAATCTGCCCGCCGAGCCGCGATTGACTATCTGTGGCATGAGCTATGGAAGTGTCGTAACAGGTCACGCTGCTGCGGGCGGAGCCGAGTCCGATAACCTTGTCCTTCTCGGTAGCCCCGGTACCGGTGCCGAGCATTCCAGGAACTTCAACACCAACAACATCTTCACTGCTGCTACCAGCTTGGATTTCGTCGGCCATTCCGGATGGTTCGGTAGAGATACGACGGACGTAGACTACGGTGATGCCACCGTCATGAAATCCGACTACAAGTGGAAATGGGGAAAGCATTTCAAAAACCTCGAAAAAGCACACACGACCTACTATGACCCTGGAACGGAATCCCTGGCCAACATTTCCCGCGTGGTAGTCGGAAAACCCGAGGAAGTGACAAAAGGTATCCCTAGGGCAACGGCCGAGATTCCTCTCGCCGATCCTCCCGAAAAATCCCTCGTGAAGACCAGGAGAAAGCGAGGTATAGCAGACCCCGTATTGACGGAGCTCTTTACTGGCAGAAAGATCACTATTAGTAGGGTCCCTCCCGAGTACACATCAGGAAAGTGGCGCCGTGATGACCGGCCTCCAGGGGAACTCGAAAACCTACAAGGTGCAGAAGATCTCCTTGACGTAATAGCCTCCGGACTGGGTGCCCCTGTGCCGAACCCGGTCAATAAGGAGGACAGGGGATTGACGGCGGATGAAGCAATCGCTCACCTAATGACCGAATCAGGCTACCCGGATTTCGATGACATAGGGGATTTCATCAAGAAAAAGGGGAGCGCGATTCGAGACCTGTTCAAGAACACTACGGACTTGAAGAGCCTCACGGCTGGTATGGCGAAAGCTCTAGAGGTAAAACCAACCACAGCAGCGTACTTGATAGCATATTACTTGGCTCATGCCCCCACCAGTCATTCGCAAATGCTGGAGAAGCATGGCGTGACAGCGGAATGGCTTCGGCATCGAGAAAATTTTGATAAATCATACAGCGACCTAGAGAAAGAAGGGCTACTTGAAGGGGTTAAGTTAAATAAATTCCAGGAACTACTCAAAGACGTTCCTGGAGTCCCGATGGCGGTACACCACGCAAGCATAGGCCTCGGATGGTTCAATAGACGGCTCCAAATGCAACAAACCGAGCTGAGCCTGAAGCTCCTGGGCTTGACGGGCTCGTCCGACAAGGAACGAACTGCTCGCATCATGCAGAAGTATGCGTTTGTTTCCACTGCGGTGAAAATGAATTATGCACTCAATTCGGCCTCCGAGGAATTCAAAACCATTTCGAAGATTGAGAGTGGAATCGAAAGAGAGGACACAAAAGATCGGGATGACTGGCAACAGGGCCACCTGGATAGAGTGAAGGATGACGGAACAAACCCCAGCAGATGGCTTGCCTATGGCGCCCTATCCGCTATCTATTGGGCGCACAATACTCTTGATAAGAGGTTCTCAGGTGCGGCATGGAGGCGCGATTTCTCACTTTCTCAAGAAGAAGGGGCTACGGTTGAGAACCTTGTCAGGGAAAGCTTCGCACATGAGGAAGCGGGCCAGTACATCACCCAAATGAAGAAGGCATTCCATCTTGAAAACCGGGACATTGCGAACGTCGTTCTCCCATTCGATGTCGCTCGACTTTACCAGGAGGAGGACAACGGCGAGTCGCTGCACACAAAGTGTAGATTGCTTTTTGATCGCATCAGGGCTGGAGTGCGAGCGAAACGGCAGCATGGTGCATCCGCTGTAAAGCCGGGCCGACTCAATATCTTTGCCGCAGGCCTCAAGGGGGAAGCCTTGGCGGACTACTACACTGAACTAGTATGGGCCAACGTGAATCAGGGCAGCGAAAAGACTGCTGATGGTCACCGGAGTTCAGAAACAGTCGATACTTCCACGGAATCTGGCCCCTCGGAGAAAGTGCCACCCGTGTCGGGTGTCGGCGAGAAGGCCGCACCAGCCGGACACCGGACGGTGGAAGTCGACATCACCAGGCTACGAAAGGGCCAATCGCACAAGGAGTACATCTCTTCCGAACTCTCCCTCCATGTTGATCGGTTTACGGTAAAGGATAAAAGCGGGAAGATATACGCAGACATTTGGTTGAAAAAGGATAGGAAGAGTTTTTCGATACACATGCATGATTATGCTGGCAAAGTCGGGATCAGGCTGTCCACGCTCACGAGAGCAGGGGAGGGGAAAAGTCAATACATACACCGGCATGGATACCATAGATTTCCGGAGTCGGGTACTGACCTCACTGCCGCCGATCTCGAGAACGTCGTTCTCCAAATAGCATATAACACATGA
- a CDS encoding SpoIIE family protein phosphatase, with product MHSGVPPQLPRQDAAAGRIPLAVVVVDGDGRVSHWSSGARRLFGHSKEDAVGQSVVELLPVAGALDGGGPYEGDEGYSGLGPGLDASLNGLTSYPAAGCARLSDGAADDGAERGVTHGRDAYRLDVLWWAYALVGPGRERLLVLAADAAQFDAGPDGPVAGGVTERIAPGFALHTEFPGFDELARRLTEILPSMSVQESTRIVAQVLDLGYPVLEFSHHDRVPVTPDWGVPMRAQRRARKQAARRAAAASGPVGAGDPGRERQDLDDLDALDDLEHAAVRERLEFLNEVSGRIGSSLDLARTIHEVSAAVVPRFTDVAGTYLREQVIAGEGFPDGPPDATTLWHRVAVEHVDEPGRWDDVVPVGESMPFPEHTPFFRCMTTGEPVLVPRISEQAGTAIASQFEKRDIRPLINGRSMLVVPLKARNVVLGFMILLRHPERAEFNDIDRVTGAELAARAGLVLDNARMYTYQESVAEALQDSMLPQITPRMAGCDTATRYLPGTLLGRVGGDWFDSVKLPGSRTALVVGDVMGHGLGSASMMGQLRTAVQTMAALDLPPDQLLRNLDDLAQRLGEHYLATCLYAVYDPVAGELLLANAGHVPPVVVRAADGRSELLDLPTGAPIGVGGVPFETVRVTVDPGDRLVMCTDGLVEVRGEDIGVGLATLCESAAHPAASMDDACDTIIRALNTRGGRKDDVALLMARLNGIAADDVARWHLTPAASEAGRARRLVRQQLAAWRLDEHVDTLELLVSELVTNAVRHTAGDRIELRLVRTDSLLCEVTDDGHTLPTLLSAGPGDESGRGLRVVSSLAREWGTSRSGGGKSVWCELSLPRRAGAEAGREGDRRGGTGAPSPTPGEGTPPSLADATSGM from the coding sequence ATGCACAGTGGCGTTCCGCCGCAGCTGCCACGGCAGGATGCGGCGGCCGGCCGGATACCGCTCGCCGTGGTCGTCGTGGACGGCGACGGCCGGGTCTCGCACTGGTCGAGCGGCGCGCGGCGGCTGTTCGGCCATTCCAAGGAGGACGCGGTAGGGCAGTCCGTCGTGGAGCTGCTTCCGGTCGCCGGCGCGCTCGATGGGGGCGGACCGTACGAGGGGGATGAGGGCTACAGCGGCCTGGGCCCAGGGCTCGACGCCTCGCTGAACGGACTGACGTCCTATCCGGCGGCCGGGTGCGCGCGGCTCTCCGACGGCGCGGCCGACGATGGGGCGGAGCGCGGGGTGACTCACGGTAGGGACGCGTACCGGCTGGACGTGCTGTGGTGGGCGTACGCCCTGGTCGGGCCCGGGCGGGAACGGCTTCTCGTACTCGCCGCCGACGCCGCCCAGTTCGATGCCGGACCCGACGGTCCGGTAGCCGGCGGGGTGACCGAGCGGATCGCCCCCGGCTTCGCGCTGCACACCGAGTTCCCCGGCTTCGACGAGCTGGCGCGGCGGCTCACGGAGATCCTGCCGAGCATGAGCGTCCAGGAGTCCACGCGGATCGTCGCTCAGGTGCTCGACCTCGGCTATCCCGTCCTCGAGTTCAGCCACCACGACCGGGTGCCCGTCACTCCCGACTGGGGCGTGCCGATGCGCGCGCAACGCCGCGCGCGGAAGCAGGCGGCGCGGCGGGCGGCGGCTGCGAGCGGGCCCGTGGGCGCGGGCGATCCGGGGCGCGAACGCCAGGACCTCGACGACCTCGACGCTCTCGACGACCTGGAACACGCCGCCGTGCGCGAGCGGCTCGAATTCCTCAACGAGGTGAGCGGACGCATCGGCTCCTCGCTCGACCTGGCCCGTACGATCCATGAGGTCAGCGCGGCCGTCGTCCCCCGGTTCACCGATGTCGCAGGCACCTATCTGCGCGAGCAGGTCATCGCCGGCGAGGGCTTCCCCGACGGGCCGCCCGACGCCACCACCCTGTGGCACCGGGTCGCGGTGGAGCACGTGGACGAGCCGGGCCGCTGGGACGACGTCGTGCCGGTCGGCGAGTCCATGCCGTTCCCCGAACACACCCCGTTCTTCCGATGCATGACCACCGGCGAGCCGGTGCTGGTCCCTCGGATCAGCGAGCAGGCGGGCACCGCCATCGCCTCCCAGTTCGAGAAGCGGGACATCAGGCCGCTGATCAACGGCCGGTCCATGCTGGTCGTGCCGCTCAAGGCGCGCAACGTGGTGCTCGGTTTCATGATCCTGCTGCGTCACCCCGAGCGCGCCGAGTTCAACGACATCGACCGCGTTACGGGCGCAGAACTCGCCGCCCGTGCCGGGCTCGTCCTCGACAACGCGCGGATGTACACGTACCAGGAGAGCGTCGCCGAGGCCCTCCAGGACTCCATGCTGCCGCAGATCACCCCGCGCATGGCGGGGTGCGACACGGCCACCCGCTATCTGCCCGGCACGCTCCTCGGCCGCGTCGGCGGGGACTGGTTCGACTCCGTCAAACTGCCCGGCTCGCGCACCGCCCTCGTCGTCGGCGACGTCATGGGCCACGGCCTCGGCTCGGCGTCCATGATGGGCCAGCTCCGTACGGCCGTGCAGACCATGGCCGCGCTCGACCTGCCGCCGGACCAGCTCCTGCGCAACCTCGACGACCTCGCGCAGCGGCTCGGCGAGCACTATCTGGCGACCTGTCTCTACGCCGTCTACGACCCGGTCGCGGGGGAGTTGCTGCTGGCGAACGCGGGACACGTCCCGCCGGTCGTGGTGCGCGCCGCGGACGGCCGCAGCGAACTGCTCGACCTGCCCACCGGAGCGCCGATCGGCGTCGGCGGGGTCCCCTTCGAGACCGTGCGGGTCACCGTCGACCCCGGCGACCGGCTCGTCATGTGCACGGACGGTCTGGTCGAGGTCCGCGGCGAGGACATCGGGGTCGGGCTCGCCACCCTCTGCGAGTCGGCCGCACACCCCGCCGCCTCCATGGACGACGCCTGCGACACGATCATCCGCGCGCTCAACACACGGGGTGGCCGCAAGGACGATGTCGCGCTGCTGATGGCCCGGCTGAACGGCATCGCAGCCGACGACGTGGCCCGCTGGCACCTGACGCCCGCGGCGTCCGAGGCGGGCCGTGCCCGCAGGCTCGTACGGCAGCAGCTGGCCGCCTGGCGGCTCGACGAGCACGTGGACACCCTGGAGCTGCTGGTCAGCGAGCTCGTCACCAACGCCGTACGGCACACGGCGGGCGACCGGATCGAGCTGCGGCTGGTGCGGACCGACTCGCTGCTGTGCGAGGTGACGGACGACGGGCACACCCTGCCTACGCTGCTCAGCGCGGGGCCCGGCGACGAGTCGGGGCGCGGGCTTCGGGTGGTGAGCAGCCTGGCGCGGGAGTGGGGCACGAGCCGTTCGGGCGGCGGGAAGTCGGTCTGGTGCGAGCTTTCGCTGCCGCGGCGTGCGGGAGCAGAGGCCGGGCGCGAGGGAGACCGGCGCGGGGGGACCGGCGCGCCTTCTCCAACTCCCGGTGAAGGAACGCCGCCGAGTCTTGCCGACGCAACCAGCGGGATGTAG
- a CDS encoding class I SAM-dependent methyltransferase, which yields MSVTSRYKDAWEGFWREAPGEPGAVFWDAEPAVTAGVHLPLLEPHLAASALPLVDLGCGNGTQTRFLAGRFPKVLGVDLAPAAIDHARQQGKDGEVEFRVLDAVDASAVGRLHAELGDANVYMRGVLHQCEPQDRAALAESVATLVGATGRAFVVELAEAAGRAIAGLAQSPSGPPAKLLPVLRHGIAPGAVADAEMPACFRSAGLGILASGALPLATTEHGPDGARVEVPSNWLVVGRNG from the coding sequence ATGAGCGTGACGAGTCGGTACAAGGACGCCTGGGAGGGGTTCTGGCGGGAGGCGCCGGGCGAACCGGGCGCGGTGTTCTGGGACGCCGAGCCGGCCGTCACCGCGGGCGTTCATCTGCCCCTGCTCGAACCGCATCTGGCCGCGTCCGCGCTGCCGCTGGTCGACCTCGGCTGCGGCAACGGAACCCAGACGCGGTTCCTCGCCGGGCGCTTCCCGAAGGTGCTGGGGGTGGACCTGGCGCCGGCCGCGATCGACCACGCACGGCAGCAGGGCAAGGACGGCGAGGTGGAGTTCCGGGTGCTGGACGCGGTGGACGCGTCGGCCGTCGGACGGCTTCACGCCGAGCTCGGCGACGCCAATGTGTACATGCGCGGCGTACTGCACCAGTGCGAGCCGCAGGACCGGGCCGCGCTCGCCGAGTCCGTCGCCACGCTGGTGGGGGCGACGGGCCGGGCGTTCGTCGTCGAGCTCGCGGAGGCGGCTGGTCGTGCTATCGCGGGCCTCGCCCAGAGCCCGTCCGGGCCCCCGGCCAAGCTCCTGCCGGTCCTCCGCCACGGCATCGCTCCGGGCGCGGTAGCGGACGCCGAGATGCCCGCCTGCTTCCGCTCCGCCGGCCTCGGCATCCTGGCGAGCGGCGCGCTGCCGCTGGCCACGACCGAGCACGGGCCGGACGGCGCACGCGTCGAGGTGCCGTCGAACTGGCTGGTCGTGGGCCGGAACGGGTGA
- a CDS encoding M55 family metallopeptidase, which produces MKILISADMEGATGVTWPADVLPGTAQWERCRPMFTSDVNAAALGFFDGGADEVLINEAHWTMRNLLLEHLDERVQMLTGRHKSLSMVEGVQHGDVDGIAFVGYHTGAGTEGVLAHTYLANSITGVWLNGERASEGLLNAHVVAEFGVPVVLVTGDDLTCEDALGYAPEARKVAVKDYVSRYAAVCRTPARTAAEIRAAAKEATALAVRHEPVRGGPFTVELEFDAEHLAAAATVVPGTARSGERRAVYTSGTMYEAIRTFKAVTTIVSAAVEEQYG; this is translated from the coding sequence ATGAAGATCCTGATCAGCGCCGACATGGAAGGTGCCACGGGCGTCACCTGGCCGGCGGACGTGCTGCCCGGCACCGCCCAGTGGGAGCGGTGCCGGCCGATGTTCACCTCGGATGTGAACGCGGCGGCGCTGGGTTTCTTCGACGGCGGCGCCGATGAGGTCCTCATCAACGAGGCGCACTGGACCATGCGCAATCTCCTGCTGGAGCATCTGGACGAGCGCGTCCAGATGCTGACGGGGCGGCACAAGTCCCTGTCCATGGTGGAGGGCGTGCAGCACGGCGACGTGGACGGCATCGCCTTCGTCGGGTACCACACGGGTGCGGGCACGGAGGGCGTGCTCGCGCACACGTACTTGGCGAACTCCATCACCGGGGTCTGGCTGAACGGGGAGCGTGCGAGCGAGGGCCTGCTCAACGCCCATGTGGTCGCGGAGTTCGGTGTCCCGGTCGTCCTCGTCACCGGAGACGACCTGACCTGCGAGGACGCGCTCGGATACGCACCGGAGGCGCGCAAGGTGGCCGTCAAGGACTATGTCTCGCGGTATGCGGCGGTCTGCCGCACTCCCGCCAGGACCGCGGCCGAGATCCGCGCCGCCGCCAAGGAGGCCACGGCGCTCGCCGTCCGGCACGAGCCGGTGCGGGGCGGACCGTTCACGGTGGAGCTGGAGTTCGACGCCGAGCACCTCGCCGCGGCCGCGACCGTCGTCCCGGGCACGGCCCGCAGCGGCGAACGCCGCGCTGTCTACACCAGCGGGACGATGTATGAAGCCATCCGCACGTTCAAGGCGGTCACGACGATCGTCTCCGCCGCAGTGGAGGAGCAGTATGGCTGA
- a CDS encoding M20/M25/M40 family metallo-hydrolase — MADVISSDPSRGPSGQVAGTAAESAGTLAAGAESAVDGTALDEVVAFTSELIRIDTTNRGGGDCRERPAAEYVAERLAGAGLDPVLLERTPGRTNVVARIAGTDPSAGALLVHGHLDVVPAEPADWTVHPFSGEVRDGVVWGRGAVDMKNMDAMVLAVVRAWQRVGIRPRRDIVIAYTADEEASAADGSGFLADSHPELFEGCTEGISESGAFSFHAGPGMTLYPIGAGERGTAWLKLTAHGRAGHGSKVNRSNAVTRLAEAIARIGAHQWPVRLIPTVRAALSELAALHGIALDLDAPDLDVDALLDKLGRAALLVEPVVRNSTNPTMLDAGYKINVIPGHATAFVDGRMLPGGDDEFRDTLDRLTGPDVDWEFHHREVALEAPVDSPTYAGLRAAVERFDPDGHVVPFCMSGGTDAKQFSRLGITGYGFSPLKLPEGYDYGAMFHGVDERVPVEGLHFGVRVLDHFLKSA, encoded by the coding sequence ATGGCTGACGTGATTTCCTCCGATCCCTCCCGGGGCCCCTCCGGTCAGGTCGCCGGCACCGCCGCCGAGTCCGCCGGCACGCTCGCTGCCGGTGCGGAGTCCGCCGTCGACGGCACCGCGCTCGACGAGGTCGTGGCGTTCACCTCCGAGCTGATCCGCATCGACACCACCAACCGCGGAGGCGGCGACTGCCGGGAGCGGCCCGCTGCGGAGTACGTCGCCGAGCGGCTCGCGGGGGCCGGCCTCGACCCGGTGCTCCTGGAGCGCACCCCCGGGCGGACGAACGTGGTCGCCAGGATCGCGGGCACCGACCCTTCCGCCGGCGCCCTGCTCGTCCACGGCCATCTCGACGTCGTTCCCGCCGAGCCCGCCGACTGGACGGTCCACCCCTTCTCCGGCGAGGTCCGCGACGGGGTCGTCTGGGGCCGCGGCGCCGTCGACATGAAGAACATGGACGCGATGGTCCTCGCCGTCGTGCGGGCCTGGCAGCGCGTCGGGATCAGACCCCGCCGGGACATCGTCATCGCCTACACGGCCGACGAGGAGGCCAGCGCGGCCGACGGCTCCGGGTTCCTCGCCGACAGCCACCCGGAGCTGTTCGAGGGCTGCACCGAAGGGATCAGCGAATCCGGGGCGTTCAGCTTCCACGCGGGACCCGGGATGACGCTGTACCCGATCGGCGCGGGGGAGCGCGGCACCGCATGGCTCAAGCTCACCGCCCACGGCAGGGCGGGCCACGGCTCCAAGGTCAACCGGTCGAACGCGGTGACCCGGCTGGCCGAGGCCATCGCCAGGATCGGGGCGCACCAATGGCCGGTGCGGCTCATCCCCACCGTGCGGGCCGCGCTGTCCGAGCTGGCCGCACTGCACGGCATCGCACTCGACCTGGACGCTCCGGACCTCGACGTGGACGCACTGCTCGACAAGCTCGGCCGGGCCGCGCTGCTGGTCGAGCCGGTCGTGCGCAACAGCACCAACCCGACGATGCTGGACGCCGGTTACAAGATCAATGTGATCCCCGGCCACGCCACCGCCTTCGTCGACGGCCGGATGCTGCCCGGCGGCGATGACGAGTTCCGCGACACGCTCGACCGGCTCACAGGTCCTGACGTCGACTGGGAGTTCCACCACCGGGAGGTCGCCCTGGAGGCGCCCGTCGACTCGCCGACCTACGCCGGGCTGCGCGCCGCCGTCGAGCGCTTCGACCCCGACGGCCACGTCGTGCCGTTCTGCATGTCCGGCGGCACCGACGCCAAGCAGTTCTCCCGCCTCGGCATCACGGGCTACGGCTTCTCACCGCTCAAGCTGCCCGAGGGGTACGACTACGGCGCCATGTTCCACGGTGTCGACGAGCGGGTGCCGGTCGAGGGGCTGCACTTCGGCGTCCGCGTCCTCGACCACTTCCTGAAGTCCGCATAG